GCAGCGGCGGTGTGGCCGCCTCGCTGAGCTTGGTGGCTGCGGCAGCGTCAGCGGCCATCGTCTCGGCGCTGCTGGCAACGGCCTCGGCGTCGGCGTCTGCGGGTGCTCCCTGCGCGGCGGCAGCAAGCTCGGTGACCGTCTGATACCGCTCGGCGGGTTCTTTGGCCATGCCCTTGGCGATCACCGCGTCGAAGTCCGGCGGCAGGTCGGGCCGGGTGCTCGACGGGCGGGGCGGTGGCAACGTCAGGTGCGCGGTCACCTGGCTTTCCAGTGAGTCGCCGGGGAACGGCCGGTTGCCGGTCAGGCACTCGTACAGCACACAGGTCAGCGCGTAGATGTCGGCGCGGGCGTCGGCGTCCTGCGCCATCAACCGTTCCGGCGCCATGTAATGCCAGCTGCCGATCATCTCCCGGGAACCGGTCAGGCCGGCGTCGTCGGCGCCGCGGGCGATGCCGAAGTCGATCAGGTACGCGAAGTCGTCCTCGTCCAGCAGGATGTTGGACGGCTTGACGTCGCGGTGCACCAGACCGACCTTGTGCGCGGCGCGCAGCGCCTGGGCCACCTGCTCGATGATGTGCACCGCCCGGTGCGGCGGCAGCGGTCCGTTGGCCAGCTTCTCTTCCAAGTCGCGGCCCTCCACGAGCCGCATGTCTACATAGAGGCGGCCGTCGATTTCGCCGTAGTTGTGGATCGGAATGATGTGCGGGTTGTTGAGCTGCGCGGCCGCCTCGGCTTCGCGCCGGAACCGTTGCACGAAGGTCTGGTCGGTGGCCAGCTGCGGCGGCAGGAGTTTGATCGCCACTGTCCGGTTGGTGGCCGTGTCGTAGGCGCGCCAGACCTCGCCCATGCCGCCCTGGCCCATCATGTTCTGCAACCGGTAGCGCCCGAAGGGGGTCCCCTGCACCGGATCACCATAAGCCCAGATTTAGCCTGCGTGGGGTAGTGGCGGCGTCTCTCCTACGACGTTGCCGGACGAGTCCAGGGCCTGCAGCTGGTAGTAGCCGTCGGTGCCCCCGTTCAGCGGCAATGCGGTGTCGTATCCGGCCCACTCGGCGGTGGCCAACACCGTCATCGCGGTGCTTTGCGGACCGTGCCGCAGGCGCCAGCTGCGCACCGCCGTGGCGCCGTTCCATACGGCGTGCACAACGTCGCCGGCGAAGACCATCTTCGGGGGTTCGACGGGAGTGCCGCTCCACTCGTCCAGGTAGGCGCGGTAGGTCCCGCCGGCCAGGGCGACGTCGTAGAGCATCGTGCCGTCGGCCGCGAACTCGGCGATGTGACCGGCGGTCCCCCAGCCGGAGAAGGTGCCGCCGCCGGGTAGTTGCTGCAGGTTGCCCATGGCGCCGCTGCTCAGTTTGTCCGGGTGGGGCTGCGCGCGCAGCAGCGTGGCGGTGCGCGCGGCGGGGTCCAGGCGGATCCACTTCAGGCTGCTCGGCACCGACCCGCCGCCGGTCTGGCCGGCGTTGCCCTCGAAATGGTTGTCGAACAACGTGATCGTGTTGGCGTCGGGCATCTCGGCGTCGTGCTGGTAGGCGAATTCGACGCCGTCGCCGAGGGCGAAGGTGGACTGCTTGCCGCCCAGGCGCCAGTTGATCGCGCCGGTGCGCGGGTCGACATTGAAGACCGTGGACAGCGCGCGCAGGCTGATCAGCAGGTTGCCCGCGGGATCGAGTGCGATCGAATTCATGTGGTAGGGATCGAGAACCTGGCCGGCGCTGTACTTCGCCGGCGAGTCGCTGACCGGCACATGCGCAAGCGCGTCCCACTGAAACAGCGTCTGGTGCCGTTCGACGTCGACCACCGAGGCGATGCAGTTGTAGATCCGGCCGTCCTTGGGGCCGCCGACGGCGCTGAGGTCGGTGACGACTTCCTGGTAGGAGGTGACCAGGGCGTGCCCGTCGGGGGTGAGCCGGAATTCGTGGATGTCCGAGGACAGCTCCCCGCCCGGGGTGACGGTGTCGATCACGTTGTAGCGCTCGTCGGCGATATAGCTGAGGCCGAGTCCGTGGCCGCCCTGTTTGAGGCCCTGCCACCAGGTGAGCACCGGTTTGCCCCGGTAGGTCTGGACGCGCAGGTTGCCGGCGGTCTGGCCGGCCGGGAGCTCGCGCTGCCACACCACCCGTCCGGCCTTATCGGCGATGACCAGGACCGATGCCTTCGGCGTCCCGCCGGCCGGGTTGGCTGCCGTGGTGCCCGAGACGTAGAAGACGTAGCCGGGGGCACCCCGCGGATTGTTGACCTTGACGGAATAACCCGACGAGGGGGCCGACGTGCTCGGTGGCGCAGCGGGTTTGCTGTCCCGCGTGCCGCAGGCCGCCGCCGCGGCGGTCAGCGCGACTCCCGTCATGACACCGAATTGACGCCGTGAGATCCCGCCGGCCATCAATCTCCTTCGAAGTCTTCGCTTCTGCGGCCTGCTGCCGGGGCTATTAGATCAGGCACCGCCACGAACCGGGATGAAACACTGGAAGGCATGTGGGCGAAGCGCATTGGCATCACCGTGCTGGTGTGCGTTGCGTCCGCCGGTTGCGCGGCGACGCCGCCGGGCGGCCCGGGCTCGGCTGCCCGGTCGAACTACGTCGCAATGGGCGACTCCTTTGCCGCCGCGCCAGGTGTCCCGGAGTTGGCCGCGCCGCGCGGATGCCACAAGTCCACCAACAACTATCCGGCCGTGCTGGCGCGTCGCCTGGCTGCCGCCGCGTTCCACGACGTCACGTGCAGTGGAGCGACGACCGATGATGTCGTCAACCGGGAACAGCGGACCGATCATGGGCTGATCCCCCGCCAGCTGGACATGGTCGGACCGCCGACGGACCTGATCACCATCACGATCGGCGCCAACGACGTCGGGTTGGCAGGGGATGCCGAGTCCTGTCAGGTCGAGGCGGCCAATCCAAAGCCGTGCGCCGCGGCGTTCGTCGTCAACAACGTCGACCGGATTTCCAGCAGCATCCGCGAGCAGGTCCCGGTATGGGCCGCGATGATCGACCAATTGCGCGCCGATGCGCCCAGGGCACGCATCATCCTGGTCGGCTACGGAATCTTCGTCCGCCCCGGCGGCTGCTTTCCCGACCAACCGCTGCTGCCGAACGACGCCAATTACCTTCAAGCCAAAGTCGACGAACTCGATGACCGGCAGCGACAACTCGCCGCGGACAAGGGAGTGGAGTTCTACGACACCCGGTCGCTGTCAGCGGGCCATGACATGTGCGCCCCACCGGGCGAACGCTACGTCGAGGGCTACGTCACCGAAGGCAACAACGTTCCCCTGCACCCCACCGCTTTGGGGGCGGTCGCACTGGGAAATGCGCTGACCGACTATCTGGTCTTATCGGAGAACCGGTAAGCGTCCCGAATACCACGCGCAACGCCATTACCGCCCGCCCGTTAATTGACGCGAACGCAGGTTTAACTGCGCAAACGGTAGTCAATAACTGAAAAGTTCACACGGCGGCACGGGCGGAATGGACGGGCAAATGCGCACGCTGACTGGCTTCGGGACTTTTGCTTCAGTTTTCACGGTATTGGCCGCTTCGACGGCGACCCTCGGAACGGGCATGGCGGCCGCAACCGGCCCGGTGCCGATCAGTTCCACGTTGCGTAACTGCGATGGCAGCGCCGTCAAGACCGCGGTCCAGGCGCCGCGGGTGGCGCTGGGGCGCGGCGTGGTCCTCGTCCATCCGTCGGGTTCAACCGTCAGCGCGGACATCGACCTGGTGATCTCGAACCAGCCCGGTATGCACTACGACGTGGGCCTGATTCAGGTGCCGCGTCCGACGTCGGCGACGTGCGGGCCCGGCGATCCGGGCACCACGTACGCCGGCGTCGACACCGACCCTGCGGGGCATGCGGCTATCACCATCACCGCTCCGATTCAGCAGGGCACCACCGGCGTCTGGGTCATGGTCACCACGCCGAACCCGCACAACCAGGCGCCGGCCGAGTACTACTCCTCGGAGTTCGTGGCTCCCGTCTAGACAGCACGAATCTGTAATACCGTCGCGGAATGACCGATTACGAGGCCGAGGCCGTAGATCGGCTGCCGTTCTCGACGCCGGAAAAGTCGCAGCGTTACCGGACCGAGGATTACGCCGGCGCCGTCGGTCTCAACTGGTACCGCACGGATCCCACGCTGCAGTTCACCATGGCGTACTACCTCAAGCCCGACGAGTTGGCGGTGGTCGAACCCCAGCTGACCCGGATCGGCGACCTGATGGGTGGGCCGGTCGCCCGCTGGGCCGAGGAGACCGACCGCAACCCGCCGCGGCTGGAACGCTACGACCGCTGGGGTCACGACGTCAGCCGGGTGGTGATGCCGCCGTCGTTCACCGCCGCCAAGCGGGCGGTGCTGGATGCCCAGGGTGCCCTGCGGGAGGCGTGCCGGGGTGCGGGTTTCCGCTCGTCGCTGTCGATGTTCGCGTCGAACTACCTGCTCAACCAGGCCGACATCGGGATGGGCTGCGCGCTGGGAACCGGGGGCGGCATGGTGCAGTCGCTGGTGGCCGCGTACGCACCGGCCGACGTCCGCGATCATGTGCTGGCCAAGTTCGACTCGGGCGAATGGGCCGGCGAGACAGCGCAATTGCTGACCGAACGCACGGGCGGGTCGGATCTGGGCGCTCTGGAGACCACCGCGCGGCGGGCCGGCGACGCGTGGGTGCTCAACGGCTTCAAGTGGTTCGCGTCGAACTGCGCCGGGGAGGCCTTCGTCGTGCTGGCCAAGCCCGAGGGCGCCCCGGACTCGAGTCGCGGGGTGGCCAACTTCCTGGTGTTGCGCACCCGTCGGGACGGTTCCCGCAACGGGGTGCGGGTGCGCCGCCTCAAGGACAAACTCGGCACCCGCTCGGTGGCCTCCGGAGAGGTCGAATTCGTCGACGCGGAAGCTTTTCTGCTGTCCGGCGAGCCGTCCGGGGAGTCGGGCCCGTCCGACGGCAAAGGGCTGGGCCGGATGATGGAGCTGACCAACGCGGCGCGCCTGGGCATCGCCCTGTTCGGCCTGGCCAACGCGCGTCGCGCCCTAGTCGAATCACTCTGCTACGCGCGGCAGCGACGTGCGTTCGGCGGGGCGCTGATCGACAAGCCGCTGATGCGACGCAAGCTCGCGGAGCTGATCGTCGACGTCGAAGCCGCCCAGGCGATGGTGTTCGACAGCACCGGAGCGGTGAATCACCGGCAGCCGCGCGGCACCCGGCAACGCATCGCGGTGCCGGTCACCAAGCTCAAGGTCGCCCGGCTCGGCATCACCGCGGCATCCGACGCGATCGAGATCCACGGCGGCAATGGCTACATCGAAACATGGCCGGTGGCAAGGCTTTTGCGCGACGGCCAGGTCAACACCATCTGGGAGGGGCCGGACAACATCCTGTGTCTGGACGTGCGACGCGGCATCGTGCAGGCCCGCGCCCATGAGCCGCTGCTGAACCGCATGCGCGACGCGGTGTCGGTTTCCGACGACGACGCGACCACTGCGCTGGTGGCCGACCGGATCGACGACCTGGAAGCGGCGGTGACCGCGTGGGAGAAGCTGGACGGGGCGGTGGCCGAGGCGCGGCTGTTTCCGCTCGCCCAGTTCATGGGCGATGTGTACGCCGGCGCGCTGTTGACCGAGCAGGCGTCCTGGGAGCGGGAAACGCGTGGCGGCGAGCGCAAGGCCCTCGTCGCGCGGCTGTACGCCCAGCGCCACCTCGCCGATCGCGGGCCACTGCGCGGCATTGACGCCGAGGGTGATGAGGCGCTGGATCGCTTCGACGAACTGGCCGAAGGGACGCTGCGGCCGTGAGGGCCGCGGCTCACCCTGATCGAGCCGGCTGCCTGAGTCGCCGAGGGTGAACGGCCCGACGCTCCGGCGGCGCGTCGCGTCGTCGGATTCACAGTCGGCGCGGATGCGCGGCGCGAGTCGTTGCCGAATTGCCCGCGGACGTGGGACTTCCGTCCCTATTGCGGCACATCGCCCAGGTGGTCCGATGAAGCGGAGTTTGCCGAGGCGTACATGGAGGTACGGCGATGAACACGACGGTTCCGGCCCCACAGCGCGGCACGCGCCCCAGCACAAGGGAAAGCACTGCCTCTTGGCGCGCCGACCTCGACGGCGCGTCCGCCGCCGTAGCCGATCTGATAACAGTCAACGATGTCGAGGCATTGAGCCCCGGCGCCGGCATGCTGGTCGTGACGCGTGGCCCCAACACCGGATCGCAGTTCCGGCTGGTCAAGCCGGTCACCTCCGCCGGCCGGCATCAGCTCAGCGACATTTACCTCGACGACATCACGGTCAGCCGTAGGCACGCGGAATTCCGAAGGGACGCAGGCGAATTCCAGATCGTGGATCTGGGCAGCCGCAACAGCACCTATGTCAACCGGGAATCGGTCGAGTCCGCGGTGCTGGCCAACGGCGACGAGGTCCAGATCGGCAAATTCCGCCTGGTGTTCGTCGCCGGATAACCCGCTGACTAGACCGGGATGAGGCCGTGCTTGCGGGCCAGCCGGGACCAGTTCTGCTTGTCCCGCAGCAGGTGCATCGACCTGCGCAGCAGCAACCGGGTCTGGTGCGGGTCGATCACCGAGTCGATGAAACCACGCTCGGCGGCCGTCCACGGGATCGCCATGTTGAGGTTGTAGCCCTCGATGAAGTCCTTCTTGATCTGCTGCGCCTCGGGCGTGGTGGGGTCCGGGAAGCGCTTCATCAGCAACTGCGCGGCACCCTCGGCGCCGATCACCGCGATGCGCGCGGTGGGCCAGGCGAAGTTGAAGTCGGCGGTCAGCTGCCGGGAGCCCATCACCGCGTACGCGCCGCCGTAAGACTTGCGGATCGTGATGGTCACCTTGGGCACGTCGGCCTCGACGACCGAGTACAGGAACCGGCCGCCGCGCTTGATGATGCCCCGCTTCTCCTCCTCGGCGCCGGGCAGGAAGCCGGGGGTGTCCACCACGAACACCAGCGGGATCTGGAACGAGTCGCAGAACCGGATGAACCGCGCCGCCTTGTCGGAGGCCTCGTTGTCGATAGCCCCGGACAGGTGCATGGGCTGGTTGGCGATCACGCCCACCGGGCGCCCGTCGACCCGGGCGTACCCGGTGATGATGGCCGGCCCGTGCTGCGCGGCAACCTCCAGGAAGTCGCCGTCGTCGAAGATGCGCAGCAGGATCTCGTGCATGTCGTAGGCCGCATTGTCGGAGTCCGGCACGATCGAGTCCAGCTCCAGATCGGTCGGGGTGACCTCTGGTTCCAGCCCGGGATTGATCACCGGCGCCTTGGTGAAACAGTTGGACGGCAGGAACGACAGGAACTCCCGCACATACTGAAACGCCTCGGCCTCGGAGTTCACCACCTGGTGGATGTTGCCGTAGCGGGCCTGCGCGTCGGACCCGCCGAGCTCGTCGAGGGTGACGTCCTCCCCGGTCACCTCCCTGATCACGTCGGGTCCGGTGACGAAGAAGTAGCCCTGGTCGCGCACCGAGACCAGCAGGTCGTCCTGAATCGGCGAATACACCGCTCCGCCGGCGCACTTGCCGAAGATCAGCGAGATCTGCGGCACCACACCCGACAGCGCCTCGTGCCGTTGGCCCAGCTCGGCGTACCACGCCAGCGAGGTGACGGCGTCCTGGATGCGGGCGCCGCCGGAGTCCTGGATACCGATGATCGGGCAGCCGACCATCGCGCACCACTCCATCAGTCGGGCCACCTTGCGGCCGAACATCTCGCCGACGGTGCCCTGGAAGACGGTCTGGTCGTGCGAGAACACCCCGACCGGGCGGCCGTCGATCATTGCGTGCCCGGTCACCACCCCGTCGCCGTAGAGGGCGTTCGGGTCACCGGGGGTCTTGCACAGCGCACCGATTTCGAAGAACGTGCCCGGGTCCACCAGCGCGTGCACGCGGGCCCGCGCGCTCGGGATGCCCTTCTTCTCGCGCTTGGCGGCGGCCTTCTCGCCGCCCGGCTCCTTGGCCAGCTCCAGGCGAGCTCGTAGCTCGGCCAGCTTCTCGGCGGTGGAATGCACGACGATCGGAGCCGGCTCCGGAGCTACTTCAGTCACTACTTGCCTACCTCACTAGCGCGTTCAGCTTCGATGTTGTCCAGCGCGCGGCTCATGTGTTCGCCCACCTTGGCGATGATCGGTTCGTCGATGGCCTGGATGTGCTCACCACCGATCGGCACGACCTCGAGGTCGGCGACGTACTCACCCCAGCCGCCATCCGGCTTGCGGATGCCGTACCGCGGCTCGAACATGATCGCGTCGTCATGGTATCGATCGGCCATGTAGAGCGTGACGTGGCCATCGAACGGCTGGATCTCGGCGGTGTCGATCGCCCGGTTGTCCAGGTATGACGTGCGCTGGTGCTCGATGATTCCGGCCGGGATCTGCACGCCGCTCTGGCTGACGGCGTCCAGCACGAACCGCACCTGGCCGTCGTCGTCGAGCTCCTCGAGCTGCTCGTACGGGATCGCCGGGATGGTGACGTTGAACGTCTTCTCGGCGAACTTGGCGTAGCGGTCCCAGCGCTTGCGGACCTCTTCCTTGGTCTGCGGAATCTCCTCGCCCGCGCGCACCGCGTCGATCAGACCGACCCAGCGCACGTCCTTGCCCAGGCGCTTGAGCCCGATCGCGCAGGCGTAGGCCAACACCCCGCCCAGCGACCAGCCGGCCAGGATGTAGGGCCCGTCGCCCTGCATCTCGATCAGCTTCGGGACGTACTGCGCGGCACGCTCCTCGATCGACCCCTCGACTCGTTCGAGACCGTACATCGGCACGTCCGCCGGCAACCGCTTGAGCAGCGGCTCGTAGACCACCGTCGAACCACCGGCCGGGTGGAAGACGAACACCGGCGTCCGCGAACTGCCCTCCTGCCGCGGCCGCAGCGTGCGCACGAAGCCGTCGATCACGCCGGCCTCGAGGTAGTTGCGCACCTTCTCGGCCAACTCCTCGATGGTCTGTGAGCTCTGCACGTCCTCGACGGTGATCGGGCCTTCGGCGCGCTCAGAGAGCCGCTCGGCCATCTTGGCTGCCTTCTCGTCGTCCAGCTTGGGCAGCGGGTTGAAGATGCCGCCCGCGGACTTGCCGGTGACGATCGCCCAGGTCGCGAAGACGACGCGTTCCGCGGCGTCCCGGGGCGGGACGTCGGAGTTGAGCGCCTTGGCGACGGCCTCCTGGCTGAGTGCGCCGGCCGTGGGCTTCTCCCCGTTGCCGGCGGCGCCGTTGGTGCCCGGGCCGGCCGGGTCGGTCGGCGGCGGCGGGATCTGCACGTCCGACGGCGGCATCGCCGGCTGCTCGGCAGCGGCCTGCGGTTCCACCTCCGCTTGCGTTTGCGGCTCCGCTTGGGGATCGGGCGCCGGCGCCACCACGCTGGCCGGCGAAGCGCCGCTGAGCAACTCGGCCTGCGCCCGCGCGATCTCCTCGGCGGTCTGCGTCTTCTGGTACTCGTGCAGCTGCTCGACCTCGTCGCGGTGCTCGATCGCGTACTCGATCAGTTTCTCCACGGCGTACAGGTTGGCGTCGCGCACCGCGGTCAGCTGGATCGGCGGCAGGTCGAAGTCGTACTCGACGCGGTTCTTGATCCGCACCGCCATCAGCGAGTCCAGACCGAGCTCGATCAGCGGCACCTCCCACGGCAGGTCCTCGGGCTCGTAACCCATGGCCGCCGCCACGATGGTGCCCAGCCGCTCGGCGATGGTCTCACCGGAGTCCGCAGACCACCGGCCGACGTCCGACGGCAGGTAGCGGTTGGTCAGGCTGTCCGACAGCGTCTCGGCGTCGTCCTCCTCGACCGCGGACACCGACGGCGTGCTGGACTCCCCCGCCGCGATCGCGGTGCCGGCGCCCACCGCAACCGGCAACACCGCCTCGGAGCCGCCGCGGGCGACCAGCGCGTCGTAGACCAGGGTGAAGGACTGTTCGATGCGGGCGTGCACCTGCACCGACGCGCCGCCCGGGTGCCGGGTCAGCGTCGTCACGAGCCGGGCGCCCTCACCGGGCACCGCGCGCTGCTCGGAGGCGGTCAGCTTGGCGTCCGGCAGCACCGCCACGGCGGCGGCTTTGACCAGCGCCGCGAGATCGGGCGTCTTTTCCCGGGGCGCGTACTCCCACACGTGCCGACCGTCGGGCAGAGCAACGTGGGAGCCCGGCATCAGGATCGAGCCATCCCCGGCGAAATGCGCGTCCAGCCAGTGCTCTTTGCGCTTGAACCGGGTCGGCGGAATGTTGGCGTAATCATCGGGGCCCGCGGCCCGGGTGAACAGCGTCCGGACGTCCAGGTCGTGGCCGTGCACGAACAGCTGGGCCATGGTCGAGATCATCGACTCGACCTCGTCCTGCTTGCGGGCCAGCGTCGGGATCAGCTGGGCGTCATGGAGTCCGGCGGACGCCGTCGTCAGCCCGACCTGCATCAGCGCCACCGGGTTGGGGGCGAGCTCCAGGAAGGTGGTGTGCCCGCTGTCCACGGCGTTGCGGATGCCGTGGGTGAAGTAGACGCTGTGTCGCAGCCCCTTCTTCCAATAGTCGACGTCGTGGATCGGCTCGCTGCCGGGCTTGATGTAGCGGCCCTCGTGCACGGTCGAGTAGATCCCGCAGGTCGGGCTCATCGCCTTGATGCCCTGCAACTCGGCAGCGAGTTCGCCGAGCAGCGGGTCCATCTGCTGGGTGTGGCTGGCGCCCTTGGTCTGGAACTTGCGGGCGAACTTGCCCTCGGATTCCGCGCGGGCGATGATCGCGTCCACCTGGTCGGGCGGGCCGCCGATGACGGTCTGGGTGGGTGCGGCGTAGACGCACACTTCCAGGTCCGGGAAGTCGGAGAACACGGTCTTGATCTCGTCGGCGGAGTACTCCACCAACGCCATCAGCCGGATGTACTCGCCGAACAGCATCGCCTCGCCCTCACCCATCAGGTGCGAGCGCGAGCAGATGGTCCGGGTCGCGTCGCGCAGCGACAGACCACCGGCGAAGTACGCCGACGCGGCCTCACCCAGCGACTGCCCGACGACCGCGCCGGGCTTGGCGCCGTGGTGCTTGAGCAGCTCACCGAGGGCGATCTGGATCGCGAAGATGGTGACCTGGGTGGTCTCGATGCCGTAGTCCTGCGAGTCGTCGAGGATCAACTCGAGGACCGAGTAGCCCAGTTCGTCCTGAACCAGCGCGTCGACCTTCTCGATCCACTCGGCGAACACGGGGTTGCGCAGGTACAGGCTCTTGCCCATCTTGCGGTGCTGCGCACCGAAACCGGCGAGCACCCAGACCGGGCCGTTGGTCACCGGGCCATCGGTGCTGAACACGTTGGGCCGCTGCTTGCCCTCGGCGATCGCGCGCAGGCCCTTGATGGCCTCTTCGTGGTCGTGGGCCAGCACCACCGCGCGGGAGCGGCCGTGGTTGCGGCGCGACAGCGAGCGGCCGATCGACTCCAGCGACGACGCCTGTCCCTCGGGGCTTTCCATCCAGTCCGCGAGTTCGGCGGCGGCGGCCTTCTTGCGCGAGGTGAGGAACGCCGAGATCACCAGCGGGATGGTGGGGGCCGGAAGTTCTTGTGTGGCAAGCTCTTCCAGTGCCGCTTCCTTGAGGGCCAACGCCTCTTCGGTGACGCCGGGCAGTTCGTACTCGTCCTCGGCGGCGGCGGCTGGGGCGTCGTCGTCGATGATCTCGCCGTACTCGTCGAACCGCAGCGAGTGACCGACACCTTCGGTGAGGTCGCCGCCGGCGGACACCACAGCGGCCTGCGGCGAGGCTTCCGGTTCTTCCTGGCGCTCGATGACGTCCCGGGGCAGGACCTCACGCACCACCAGGTGCGCGTTGGCGCCGCCGAAGCCGAAGCTCGACACCCCGGCCAGCGCGTAGCCGCCGTAGCGCGGCCAGTCGGTGGCCTGGTCGACGACCTTCAACCGCATGGCGTCGAAGTCGATGTAGGGGCTGGGCCCGGCGAAGTTGATCGACGGCGGCAGCTTGTCGTGCTGCAGCGCCAGCACGACCTTGGCCATGCTGGCCGCACCGGCGGCCGACTCCAGGTGGCCGATGTTGGTCTTGACCGCGCCCAGCAGCGCCGGCCGGTCGGCCGGGCGTCCCTTGCCGACGACGCGGCCCAGGGCCTCGGCCTCGATCGGGTCGCCCAGGATGGTGCCGGTGCCGTGCGCCTCGATGTAGTCGACGTTGCGCGGGTCGATCCCGGCGTCCTTGTAGGCCCGGCGCAGCACCTCGGCCTGCGCGTCCTGGTTGGGTGCGATCAGGCCGTTCGAGCGGCCGTCGTGGTTGATCGCGCTGCCGGCGATGACGGCCAGGATCTGGTCGCCGTCGCGGCGGGCGTCGTCGACCCGCTTGAGGACCAGCATGCCGCCGCCCTCGGAACGGGTGTAGCCGTCGGCGTCGGCGGAGAACGACTTGATCCGGCCGTCCGGTGCCAGCACCGCGCCGATCTCGTCGAAGCCGAGCGTCACCGCGGGCGTGACCAGCGCATTGACACCGCCCGCGACCGCCACGTCGGCCTCGCCGTTGCGCAGCGCCTGCACGGCCTGGTGCATCGCCACCAGCGAACTCGAGCACGCGGTGTCGACCATGACGGACGGTCCGCGGAAGTCGAAGAAGTAGGAAACCCGGTTGGCGATCACCGCGCCCGAGTTGCCGGTGATCGCGTAGGGGTGCGCCACCGTCGGGTCGGAGATAGCCAGGAAGCCGTAGTCGTTATTGGTGACGCCGACGTACACGCCGACGGCCTCGCCGCGCAGGCTGGACGCCGGGATGCGGGCGTGCTCGAGGGCCTCCCAGGTCAGCTCCAGCGCCATCCGCTGCTGCGGGTCGATGTTGTCGGCCTCGGTCTTGGCCACCGCGAAGAACTCGGAGTCGAAGCCCTTGAGGTCCTTCAGGTAACCGCCGCGGGTGCGGGCCTTGGCGACCCGCTCGGCCAGCCGCGGCTCCTCCAGGAATTCCGACCAGCGGCCCTCGGGCAGGTCGGTGATGGCGTCGCGGCCCTCCATCAGGGCCGCCCACGTCTCGTCGGGGGTGTTCATGTCGCCGGGCAGGCGCGTGGACAGGCCGACGATCGCGATGTCGACGCGCTCGGCAGGGCCGGTGCGGGTCCAGTCGACCGCATCCGCGCCGTCATCGTCGGGCGATTCGGGCTCGCCCTCGATGATGCGGGTGGCCAGCGACTCGATGGTCGGGTGCTGGAACGCCACGGCGACCGACAGCGTGACACCGGTCAGGTCC
This genomic stretch from Mycobacterium paragordonae harbors:
- the pks13 gene encoding polyketide synthase Pks13 (Pks13 is a key enzyme in mycolic acid biosynthesis.) — encoded protein: MSDISQENSPANKTDMTVPEMRKWLREWVGKAVGKSPDSIDESVPMVELGLASRDAVAMAADIEDLTGVTLSVAVAFQHPTIESLATRIIEGEPESPDDDGADAVDWTRTGPAERVDIAIVGLSTRLPGDMNTPDETWAALMEGRDAITDLPEGRWSEFLEEPRLAERVAKARTRGGYLKDLKGFDSEFFAVAKTEADNIDPQQRMALELTWEALEHARIPASSLRGEAVGVYVGVTNNDYGFLAISDPTVAHPYAITGNSGAVIANRVSYFFDFRGPSVMVDTACSSSLVAMHQAVQALRNGEADVAVAGGVNALVTPAVTLGFDEIGAVLAPDGRIKSFSADADGYTRSEGGGMLVLKRVDDARRDGDQILAVIAGSAINHDGRSNGLIAPNQDAQAEVLRRAYKDAGIDPRNVDYIEAHGTGTILGDPIEAEALGRVVGKGRPADRPALLGAVKTNIGHLESAAGAASMAKVVLALQHDKLPPSINFAGPSPYIDFDAMRLKVVDQATDWPRYGGYALAGVSSFGFGGANAHLVVREVLPRDVIERQEEPEASPQAAVVSAGGDLTEGVGHSLRFDEYGEIIDDDAPAAAAEDEYELPGVTEEALALKEAALEELATQELPAPTIPLVISAFLTSRKKAAAAELADWMESPEGQASSLESIGRSLSRRNHGRSRAVVLAHDHEEAIKGLRAIAEGKQRPNVFSTDGPVTNGPVWVLAGFGAQHRKMGKSLYLRNPVFAEWIEKVDALVQDELGYSVLELILDDSQDYGIETTQVTIFAIQIALGELLKHHGAKPGAVVGQSLGEAASAYFAGGLSLRDATRTICSRSHLMGEGEAMLFGEYIRLMALVEYSADEIKTVFSDFPDLEVCVYAAPTQTVIGGPPDQVDAIIARAESEGKFARKFQTKGASHTQQMDPLLGELAAELQGIKAMSPTCGIYSTVHEGRYIKPGSEPIHDVDYWKKGLRHSVYFTHGIRNAVDSGHTTFLELAPNPVALMQVGLTTASAGLHDAQLIPTLARKQDEVESMISTMAQLFVHGHDLDVRTLFTRAAGPDDYANIPPTRFKRKEHWLDAHFAGDGSILMPGSHVALPDGRHVWEYAPREKTPDLAALVKAAAVAVLPDAKLTASEQRAVPGEGARLVTTLTRHPGGASVQVHARIEQSFTLVYDALVARGGSEAVLPVAVGAGTAIAAGESSTPSVSAVEEDDAETLSDSLTNRYLPSDVGRWSADSGETIAERLGTIVAAAMGYEPEDLPWEVPLIELGLDSLMAVRIKNRVEYDFDLPPIQLTAVRDANLYAVEKLIEYAIEHRDEVEQLHEYQKTQTAEEIARAQAELLSGASPASVVAPAPDPQAEPQTQAEVEPQAAAEQPAMPPSDVQIPPPPTDPAGPGTNGAAGNGEKPTAGALSQEAVAKALNSDVPPRDAAERVVFATWAIVTGKSAGGIFNPLPKLDDEKAAKMAERLSERAEGPITVEDVQSSQTIEELAEKVRNYLEAGVIDGFVRTLRPRQEGSSRTPVFVFHPAGGSTVVYEPLLKRLPADVPMYGLERVEGSIEERAAQYVPKLIEMQGDGPYILAGWSLGGVLAYACAIGLKRLGKDVRWVGLIDAVRAGEEIPQTKEEVRKRWDRYAKFAEKTFNVTIPAIPYEQLEELDDDGQVRFVLDAVSQSGVQIPAGIIEHQRTSYLDNRAIDTAEIQPFDGHVTLYMADRYHDDAIMFEPRYGIRKPDGGWGEYVADLEVVPIGGEHIQAIDEPIIAKVGEHMSRALDNIEAERASEVGK